A window of the Brassica oleracea var. oleracea cultivar TO1000 chromosome C1, BOL, whole genome shotgun sequence genome harbors these coding sequences:
- the LOC106308101 gene encoding vacuolar protein sorting-associated protein 22 homolog 1 isoform X2, with translation MRRRPGIGGLQKAAAARDQYRLLGENVAKLRTDMMKEQLATFKSQLEEFARKHKNDIRKNPAFRAQFHEMCAKVGVDPLASNKGFWAELLGIGDFYYELGVQIIEVCMLTRSLNGGLISLQELSSHLRQRRKKDREAVTEDDCLRAISKLKVLGSGFEVITIGKKKLVRSVPTELNKDHNQILELAQGQGFVTVEQVQRRLSWASGRVIDALETLLEEGLAMIDNGIKDGKCQYWFPCVSSVYSFVGSDT, from the exons ATGCGGCGACGACCAGGAATCGGAGGGCTACAAAAGGCCGCGGCTGCGCGG GATCAGTACCGGTTATTAGGAGAGAATGTGGCAAAGTTACGAACGGATATGATGAAAGAACAGCTCGCCACGTTCAAGTCCCAGCTTGAAGAGTTCGCTCGTAAACACAAG AATGACATTCGTAAAAATCCAGCCTTTAGAGCTCAGTTCCATGAAATGTGTGCTAAAGTTGGTGTGGATCCACTTGCTTCCAACAAGGGCTTCTGGGCTGAGCTCCTTGGAATTGGTGACTTCTACTATGAACTTG GCGTTCAGATTATTGAAGTTTGCATGCTTACAAGGTCCCTCAATGGAGGTTTGATCAGCTTGCAAGAGCTATCCAGCCATCTTCGTCAGAGAAGGAAAAAAGACCGTGAAGCTGTCACCGAAGATGATTGTCTCCGAGCTATTAGCAAGCTAAAG GTATTGGGTAGTGGATTTGAGGTCATCACAATTGGCAAGAAAAAGCTTGTCCGTTCAGTCCCCACTGAGCTCAACAAAGACCATAACCAAATCTTGGAGCTGGCTCAGG GTCAAGGCTTTGTGACTGTGGAACAAGTACAAAGACGGCTCTCGTGGGCTTCAGGTCGGGTCATAGATGCTCTCGAAACTTTGTTAGAG GAGGGCCTTGCAATGATCGACAATGGCATTAAAGACGGAAAATGTCAGTATTGGTTCCCCTGTGTCTCTTCTGTCTACTCATTCGTTGGATCTGATACTTAA
- the LOC106308101 gene encoding vacuolar protein sorting-associated protein 22 homolog 1 isoform X1 produces MRRRPGIGGLQKAAAARVLLDQYRLLGENVAKLRTDMMKEQLATFKSQLEEFARKHKNDIRKNPAFRAQFHEMCAKVGVDPLASNKGFWAELLGIGDFYYELGVQIIEVCMLTRSLNGGLISLQELSSHLRQRRKKDREAVTEDDCLRAISKLKVLGSGFEVITIGKKKLVRSVPTELNKDHNQILELAQGQGFVTVEQVQRRLSWASGRVIDALETLLEEGLAMIDNGIKDGKCQYWFPCVSSVYSFVGSDT; encoded by the exons ATGCGGCGACGACCAGGAATCGGAGGGCTACAAAAGGCCGCGGCTGCGCGGGTTTTACTT GATCAGTACCGGTTATTAGGAGAGAATGTGGCAAAGTTACGAACGGATATGATGAAAGAACAGCTCGCCACGTTCAAGTCCCAGCTTGAAGAGTTCGCTCGTAAACACAAG AATGACATTCGTAAAAATCCAGCCTTTAGAGCTCAGTTCCATGAAATGTGTGCTAAAGTTGGTGTGGATCCACTTGCTTCCAACAAGGGCTTCTGGGCTGAGCTCCTTGGAATTGGTGACTTCTACTATGAACTTG GCGTTCAGATTATTGAAGTTTGCATGCTTACAAGGTCCCTCAATGGAGGTTTGATCAGCTTGCAAGAGCTATCCAGCCATCTTCGTCAGAGAAGGAAAAAAGACCGTGAAGCTGTCACCGAAGATGATTGTCTCCGAGCTATTAGCAAGCTAAAG GTATTGGGTAGTGGATTTGAGGTCATCACAATTGGCAAGAAAAAGCTTGTCCGTTCAGTCCCCACTGAGCTCAACAAAGACCATAACCAAATCTTGGAGCTGGCTCAGG GTCAAGGCTTTGTGACTGTGGAACAAGTACAAAGACGGCTCTCGTGGGCTTCAGGTCGGGTCATAGATGCTCTCGAAACTTTGTTAGAG GAGGGCCTTGCAATGATCGACAATGGCATTAAAGACGGAAAATGTCAGTATTGGTTCCCCTGTGTCTCTTCTGTCTACTCATTCGTTGGATCTGATACTTAA
- the LOC106308101 gene encoding vacuolar protein sorting-associated protein 22 homolog 1 isoform X3, with the protein MRRRPGIGGLQKAAAARVLLDQYRLLGENVAKLRTDMMKEQLATFKSQLEEFARKHKNDIRKNPAFRAQFHEMCAKVGVDPLASNKGFWAELLGIGDFYYELGVQIIEVCMLTRSLNGGLISLQELSSHLRQRRKKDREAVTEDDCLRAISKLKGQGFVTVEQVQRRLSWASGRVIDALETLLEEGLAMIDNGIKDGKCQYWFPCVSSVYSFVGSDT; encoded by the exons ATGCGGCGACGACCAGGAATCGGAGGGCTACAAAAGGCCGCGGCTGCGCGGGTTTTACTT GATCAGTACCGGTTATTAGGAGAGAATGTGGCAAAGTTACGAACGGATATGATGAAAGAACAGCTCGCCACGTTCAAGTCCCAGCTTGAAGAGTTCGCTCGTAAACACAAG AATGACATTCGTAAAAATCCAGCCTTTAGAGCTCAGTTCCATGAAATGTGTGCTAAAGTTGGTGTGGATCCACTTGCTTCCAACAAGGGCTTCTGGGCTGAGCTCCTTGGAATTGGTGACTTCTACTATGAACTTG GCGTTCAGATTATTGAAGTTTGCATGCTTACAAGGTCCCTCAATGGAGGTTTGATCAGCTTGCAAGAGCTATCCAGCCATCTTCGTCAGAGAAGGAAAAAAGACCGTGAAGCTGTCACCGAAGATGATTGTCTCCGAGCTATTAGCAAGCTAAAG GGTCAAGGCTTTGTGACTGTGGAACAAGTACAAAGACGGCTCTCGTGGGCTTCAGGTCGGGTCATAGATGCTCTCGAAACTTTGTTAGAG GAGGGCCTTGCAATGATCGACAATGGCATTAAAGACGGAAAATGTCAGTATTGGTTCCCCTGTGTCTCTTCTGTCTACTCATTCGTTGGATCTGATACTTAA